The following are encoded in a window of Thermodesulfobacterium geofontis OPF15 genomic DNA:
- a CDS encoding FtsK/SpoIIIE family DNA translocase, whose product MFFKKGLIYISLFLGILFVTISIYSYNPYDPGIGVSGAEEVKNLGGLLGAYLASLAFFLFGFFALLIPPFLLFSLLAYFIEISLKRIVSIFLLTLVLLSLISSFLFQNTGLKTTYLLGKYPLNGGLIGEFSSLIIYYLGLPGFFLLLGFFLILILFLGFGIPKNLSDKMKKISKFKKDSEIEKVSQPLEPTKSLEPEKVLKARETKKIIPPPLELLNDIPKFSHHVRPEELKERALILVSKLKEFGVEGEIVGINPGPVITVFEFKPAPGIKLSRILSLADDLALGLSAKSVRIIAPIPGKDVVGIEISNPKRELVYLKEILQSQAFKNSDSPLTIALGKDISGNPVITDLRRLPHLLIAGSTGSGKSIFLHSVILSLIYKSTPQEVKFLMIDPKRIELSVYEGIPYLLHPVVLDPKTATKALRWLVNEMERRYAIFEEVGARNLESYNENFEEKLPYIVLIIDELADLMLISLKEVETLLTRLAQMARAAGIHLLVATQRPSVDVITGTIKVNFPARISFQVTSKVDSRTILDTHGAERLLGAGDMLFMPPGSSHLERIHAPFISEKEIKNIVEYLKAFGEPEYLADFKSYEEEDKILEKSESFEDELYEEALRIAYKYGKISVSMLQRKLKIGYNRAARLVEKMEEEGIVGPSDGVRPRPVIGPRKQF is encoded by the coding sequence ATGTTTTTTAAAAAGGGACTAATTTATATAAGCTTATTTTTGGGAATCCTATTTGTTACCATCTCAATTTATTCTTATAATCCCTATGATCCTGGAATAGGTGTTTCTGGAGCTGAAGAAGTTAAAAATCTGGGAGGTCTCTTAGGTGCCTACTTAGCATCATTAGCCTTTTTTTTATTTGGCTTTTTCGCTCTCCTTATCCCCCCATTTCTTTTATTTAGCCTTTTAGCATATTTTATAGAAATTTCTTTAAAAAGAATAGTTAGCATTTTTTTACTTACTCTTGTCTTACTTTCTTTAATTTCCTCTTTTTTATTTCAAAATACCGGTTTAAAAACTACCTATCTTTTAGGAAAATATCCTCTTAATGGAGGCTTAATAGGCGAGTTTTCCTCTTTAATAATTTATTATTTAGGTTTACCTGGATTCTTTTTATTACTTGGATTCTTTCTTATCTTAATCTTATTTCTTGGCTTCGGGATTCCCAAAAATTTATCTGATAAAATGAAAAAAATTTCAAAATTTAAAAAAGACTCAGAAATAGAAAAAGTTAGTCAGCCCTTAGAACCTACTAAATCTTTAGAACCTGAAAAGGTTTTAAAAGCAAGGGAAACAAAAAAAATCATCCCTCCTCCCTTAGAGCTTTTAAATGATATTCCTAAATTTTCTCATCATGTAAGACCTGAAGAACTTAAAGAAAGGGCACTTATTTTAGTATCAAAGTTAAAAGAATTTGGGGTTGAAGGCGAAATTGTGGGAATTAATCCTGGCCCAGTAATTACAGTTTTTGAATTTAAACCTGCTCCTGGAATAAAACTGAGTAGAATTCTCAGTTTAGCAGATGATCTTGCTTTAGGACTTTCAGCAAAGAGCGTAAGAATTATAGCACCTATCCCTGGAAAAGATGTAGTGGGAATTGAGATTTCAAATCCTAAAAGAGAGCTGGTTTATCTAAAAGAAATTCTTCAAAGCCAAGCTTTTAAAAATTCTGACTCCCCCTTAACTATTGCCCTTGGGAAGGATATTTCAGGAAACCCTGTTATAACTGATTTAAGAAGGCTTCCTCATCTTTTGATAGCAGGAAGCACTGGCTCAGGGAAAAGCATCTTTCTTCATAGCGTAATTTTAAGTCTTATTTATAAAAGCACCCCTCAGGAAGTTAAATTTCTAATGATAGATCCAAAAAGAATTGAACTTTCAGTATATGAGGGAATTCCCTATTTACTTCATCCTGTAGTTTTGGATCCTAAAACCGCAACTAAAGCTTTAAGATGGTTGGTTAATGAGATGGAAAGAAGATATGCTATTTTTGAAGAAGTGGGGGCAAGAAATCTTGAGTCTTATAATGAAAATTTTGAAGAAAAATTGCCCTATATTGTGTTAATTATTGATGAATTAGCAGATCTTATGCTTATTTCTTTAAAAGAGGTAGAAACACTTCTTACAAGGCTTGCTCAAATGGCAAGAGCAGCAGGAATACACCTTTTAGTGGCTACTCAAAGACCATCAGTTGATGTAATTACTGGAACTATAAAAGTTAATTTCCCAGCACGTATTTCCTTTCAAGTTACTTCTAAAGTTGATTCAAGAACTATACTTGATACACATGGTGCTGAAAGACTTCTTGGAGCAGGAGATATGCTCTTTATGCCACCAGGTTCTTCCCATTTAGAAAGAATCCACGCACCCTTTATTTCAGAAAAAGAAATAAAAAATATTGTAGAATATTTGAAAGCCTTTGGTGAACCAGAATATTTGGCAGATTTTAAAAGTTATGAAGAAGAGGATAAAATTTTAGAAAAAAGTGAAAGTTTTGAAGATGAACTTTATGAAGAGGCTTTAAGAATTGCTTATAAATATGGTAAAATTTCTGTCTCTATGCTTCAAAGAAAATTAAAAATAGGTTATAATAGAGCTGCAAGATTAGTAGAAAAAATGGAGGAGGAGGGAATTGTTGGTCCGAGTGATGGTGTTCGTCCTCGTCCTGTTATTGGCCCTCGTAAGCAATTTTAA
- a CDS encoding Spy/CpxP family protein refolding chaperone — translation MTEFSKISSILKNSLFLSKSLFKTFGLVLILVISLVINAYSQEGGKGAGGSVQGRKTILDFKQELKLTEDQVKSIKKIIDEFETKNRPLLEKLIALDKELKELLEKEGDLGEIKKRIKEIYSLRAEMVINEIEAGRKIDKILNKEQKEKWKQIRSSGIKRQGG, via the coding sequence TTGACAGAATTTTCAAAGATTAGCTCAATTCTTAAGAATTCGCTTTTTTTGTCAAAGTCGTTATTTAAGACCTTTGGTTTAGTTTTAATTTTAGTAATTAGTTTAGTAATTAATGCTTATTCACAGGAGGGGGGTAAGGGAGCTGGAGGTAGTGTTCAAGGAAGAAAAACAATCCTTGATTTTAAGCAAGAGCTAAAGCTAACAGAAGATCAGGTGAAGTCCATAAAGAAGATAATAGATGAGTTTGAGACGAAGAACAGACCTTTATTGGAAAAACTTATAGCCCTTGATAAGGAGCTTAAGGAATTGCTTGAGAAAGAAGGGGATTTGGGTGAGATAAAGAAGAGGATAAAGGAGATTTATAGCTTAAGGGCTGAGATGGTTATTAATGAAATAGAGGCAGGAAGAAAGATTGATAAAATTTTAAATAAAGAGCAGAAGGAGAAATGGAAGCAAATAAGAAGTAGTGGTATTAAAAGGCAAGGAGGGTAA